The region GCAGGGATGACAGGAGGTAGCCAGGTCCTGCTCACCTTGGCCTGGAGGTTCCTCAGGCAGATGACAGCCTCCTGGTACTTGGCTGCTGCCTGCCCAAACTCCCTACGGAGGACAAGGCGGTTGCCCTCACTGTGCAGGATGGGCACCGCCGCCAGCTTCTCCTCCTTGCTCATGGCCCAGGTGTCACGCTTGTACGCTGAGGGCTCCTCCACCTGCATGGGCAGCAGGAGATGAGCTGCCTgccctggctgtccccatgCTGGCAGCTCTCCCTGCCATCACCCTTACCCGAAACAACTCCATGATGAAGATGAGGGGCTGCGGTGTCCGCTGCAGCTCGTCCAGGTCGTCATAGCCCGTGCTGTGGTAGTCAAACATGTTACCCATGCCACAGCGGTGCTTCTGCCCTTCCAGAGGGTCCCGGCCCTCTGCGATCCTCCGCATGCCCCTGGAGACCAGGGCGTACATGCCCGTGTGCTGCAAGGAGGGGGAGCACCCTGCTCAGCTGCATGGGGCCAGCCTGCACCCCCTTCCTCTGCGGCAGCCCCCCTGGCCCTGGTGCTGTGCCCAAGTGACATCTGTGCCCCCATGCTTGCACCAGCCAAGGCTGGAGCATCACTGGGGTGCACGGTCCTGCACCCTGGCTCTGCAGAAAGGAGGTCCTGTGCCCACCAGCCCCTCACTCACGATGGCATCGCACCAGAACTCAGCCACCTCCCCGGTTCTCATGGAGCTTAGCAGCGTCTCCCAGATCTCCAGCTTGAACATCTTGCCCACGATGATCTCCATGGGGATGCCAGCTTCCCGGCTGTCATCAATCACAGTCCGCTCAAAGTCATCCTTCAGCGTTTGGAAGTGGAAGGTGATCTGCCTCAGAGAAAGGTGAGCGTTGAGCTGGGACAGGCACGGCAGTGAGAGGCCTTTGTCGCCTTGCCAGCCCCAAATCCTTCTGCCACGAAGCCAGGACACAGGGCCAAGCCTGCTCCTAGCGAGGTGCTGGTTTGATTGACAGGTCTCCATCCACAGCAGGAGATTGTGCTTCTTACCCATTTGTCTTAGACAGCAAGCAGATGGTGGAGCTTCTTAGTGCCCATCAGTGCTATATCTGACTGTCCTCTTTGGGTTCCCCATTATAATCCAGTTCACAGAGTGCTCCCACAGTGTGTGTGGCAGAACCCACACTGATCTTCCCATTAACACAAGGCTGGGAGGGGTCTCAGAAGCCCCCAAAAGCTCCCCATTGGCACCCCTCACTCCTGTTTGACACATCAGGAAAGGCAGATTTCCAGCAACCTGGTTGCTCAGGACAAGAGGGAGGAGGCAGATAACAGCACCAATGCAAGGTGAAGGCAGTGGGCAATGTTGGCTGTCACTGGGAGGGCAATGTGGCTGCCTGTACCCAAAACAGCCATTTCTGCACCCCTCCCTTACGAGGGATCTCCTGGAGATGGGACCTCCCCGTACCACAGACCTGGAGCTCAGCTCGCAAGCAGGGAATCTAACTGTAACAGGCCAGAATGGTGCCATCAGACCCTCCACTCTCCCAGAGCTTTGGGATAACAACCAAGATGACTTACCTTGCTGCCATCCTGAaacttcggcagctctccttgACCTCCATGCAGAATCTTCTTTTTGACCCCTTCCACATTCAGCAGGTAGGTTTCCTCCATggctgctcctgccagcccccagGAACCTGGCCCTTCCAGAGCTCCGCGTCTTCCTCACACTATCTCCATTTCTTGACTATCTGGACACACATGTCACTTCCCAGGGCTGCCACTGgccttttgctttctgtgctggGGGCAGAGTTTGGAagccttcttcccttcctgtgCTCTTCGAGTTGTGAGAGGGCTGTCCTGTCACAGCATACCCTTGAAGCCTGAGGTGCCCTCCGTTGTGTTCTGGAACTGCCTTTCTAATCCTCTTCCCACCACGCCAGGTTAATCTGGGATTGGCCTGCCTCATCTGTGGGGAATTAAAGAAACTCCCTGATCAGGAGCGCCTTGCTCCTCCCACAGAGCAATGGCTTGCGGGGTCCCCTTCACGCACAGTCTCCCTCTGACCCAGCCACGCAAGGAGCACTTCAGCAGAACCCAGGAAAGCTGGTGTGAGCACCAGCCTGGGCTGAGCGTTGTCAGGCACAACTGGCAAGAGGCAGCGCTGGTCTGTACTCCAGAGACCACGCAGGAACAGATCAGGGTTGGAAACGATACTTTATTGAGTCTGGTTTGCAGACACAAGCGTTCCTCAAGCAAGGAACAAGCTTCTACCAGGCCACAGCCCATCAAGTCCAAGACTCAGTAACATGTAGAAAGCTGCACTGCATGGTCCCAGGGAGAATTAAACCCCTCCCAGAGAACAGTGCTGAATATTTACAGTGTTCTGGCTGCTTGCACAGACATAGTCCAATCCTTCAGCTCCACCAGCCAAGCCAAGCACAATGTCTGTGAGAGCAGCCCTGAACATGGAGCCTCCAGccctggctggcagcagcatTGTGTATCTGGAGCAAAAACTTCAGCATGGCAGATGAAAAAACACTTTCAGCTCTTCTCGCAGATACAAAGACCCAGGCCCGCTCCTCACTTCTCCATGAGggcctccagctgctcctgcagggacGTCATCTGGGAAAAGGGGGCAAGGCATTACAGGAAGGCACGGCTGGGACTCCCGGTAGCTCCAGCCCAAGCgcttctgtgtttctgcagaTCTTCCACCTACACCAGTGGCTGTTTTGCGCATACGTGGCAGAACTCAGCACTGCCCACAGGTGAAGCTGCACAACAGGAATCCAGGAGAGGGAACCTCCTGCCTTGCTACCTGGTTGAAACTCCGAAGAGCTGCCCAGGCAAGAAATCTGCCAAGACCCTACAGCTACTGTCTGTCTCGTACATGGTGCTAGCAGGTTTCTGTGTTGTATTTTACCCCAGGCAGCAATCTTAGTAGCCTTAGATTGCTGGCCAGATGTGTTTTGGCCAACTGCTCCTTCAGAAGGAAGGCTGCAATCAAACCCCTTTCCTATACCACCCCATCCCTTAGGAAACTCCATGCAACTACAGATGAGGTACAACCACACCTGACCTGTAACACTGGAGTTCAAAGCAGCTGGTGTGGTACAAGGTTCAGGAAACTTTGTCAGGGGCAAAGCTTAAAACTGCATCGTGCCCCAGTCCTCCCCCCTCCACTGTGGGGGTTtcctcacctgctgcttctctcGCTCTTCCTGCTGTTTGAACTCATCCAGCACGGCCTGGAGACGGGTCTGCAAAGGCAAACGTGGCAGATCACAGTCACCCATGTGTTCTCAACTGAAGGGGTGCTGGCACATGTCAAATGATGCAGCAAACCCCAAGCTGCACTGACAACCAGCCCCCCTTGTCTCCTGCAGTTTTATGGATTGCTTTGCCTCCAtggtgaggtgctggagtgtgTATGGTCATATCACACTTATTTTTAACCCAGCAGGCACCTGTCTTTTCCAGGGCAGCAGCTGAATCAGTCTGTTGGATCTAATAGCAAGCCAGTGTTAAGAAGACTTTGAAGAGACCCTAGGAAAGCTCTCACCTTGAGGGCTAGGTTCTCCACTTTCATGATGAGATCTTCCTGGCGCTTCCTCCTGTCCTGGGTCTCCTGGAGTTTACTTTTCAGGTTGTCAATCTGCTTCTGGATCCCCATAACTGGAAGAAAGAGTGAGcgcagaacagcagcagagccgGGCAGTGCAGCCTGCCTGGCACTCAGGTGATTCCGCTGCGCTACGCCACCCTCTCACCTATCTGGTTGGACCCCTCGTTCTCCTGTTGCTGCCCATCAGACTCATTCAGCTTGTCCTGCAACTGCCTCTCCAAATCCTCCTCGGTGTCCATGATGTTCAGGTCTTCATCGTCATGATGATCCCtctcatcttcatcttcactgctgctgctgatgtCATTAAATATCTCCCGCAGTTCATCATGTTCTAGGAGGGTacaaaagggaagaggaaaatcaCAGCCGATGACCTCCCAGCACCCTTTGCCTGCCAGGGCCCATACAGGTGTCTGTTTCAACACCCTCTCTCCTTTCTGGGTAGGGTTTAACCCTGAGAGAAGGAGCCCAACAGATTACTGAGtggctggaaagaaaataacagcttCCCCACTGCACCTGAGGAGCCATGGCCTTGCTTATGTCCCGACATCCCTGGAGAGGAGATGTCCAGGCTGGTGAGTGAACCATGGTTGTCTACttcttttgtttcatcttcAGCAATGACTTCCCAGCCTGACAGCAGGAACAGACAGGTCAAGGGAAAAAGAGGAACACGAAAGACGCAATAAGACAAAACAATGCTAAAAACTGCAGATCACTGTCCTTCCAACAAGTCTGGCCTTGCAGCAATGGATATCCACAATGAACCACCCCAGCCCCCTTTTTTGATGGCTTCTCTGCTGTTACTGAAGTTCCTGCTCAGTACAACAATACAGGCTGCAAAGAAGGTCACCATGAGCTTTGAAGAAGGCAAAGATGACGCTCCAAAACTTCAGTACCTCTTATGTGCGTATCTCCAGTCTCTCACACCCACACAAAGCTGAACTTGTCTCTCCTTTCCACAGCCCCCAGGTCACACCTAAGTGTCCTGTTTACCACTTgagcttttttcctcctaaaagGATACGGACACTGACAGCTTCAGCATCGGTGCTCAGGAGACGCTTCACCTCTTTTTCCACATCAGGAGACTCAATATACTGGgccagagagaggaaagagaacaGAGACACTGTTAAACGCCTTGTGCATGCTGCTGGCGTTTGCCAACTCCAATCCTCCACCTCTATTTCAAGCCTCTCTTCTCTGATGCTCTCTGCTCAGCCTGTGCTCATGTTCACCCTAAAAGTAGTTTATGCACCTCTAGAAAGCAATCCATCCTTTTTGTATAGAGCTCCTTGGAAGGTTGTACACTCTCACTTTTCTACTTTTACTACTTACAAAATAAGACTTTCTGTGTTTACGCAGAAAGTCCTTGAGGTACTGTTTCCTGATGGATGGTCAACTCAACTCCTTCCCATCTCACTCAAAAGaagctttcatttttcacttttaaattagCCAGTAATCTTAATGCAGTGACATCAAATCTCTCCTGTGGGCTATAAGAATGTCTCAAGTAATTTGTTTCCCAAATGTCATGCAAAATAGCACTCCATCCTGTTCTCAGAAActgcaaagcagagaagaaCAAGCCTTTCCAGCCTCACAAAGCTACAGCTCCCCAACACCTTGCCTGGTTTGCACGGATGCACAGACACGGTCTCTGAGATCCATCTGTTGTCACTCCCCCAGCTGAAATGACAAGTTATTCTATTTGTAGTGTTGCTTTTTGGGGAAGTGAACAGGCCATGCATAGAGAGAAGATTTCAGCTGGGAAAGCAGGAACGAGTGAAATCCCATTTCCCTGCGAGgcttcctttcctctctgtgAGCAGGAAGAGATGTGCTGTGGCCAGGCAGCCACAGGAATGGAGCACAGCAGTTCTCTGCAGAAGACATTCCCCTCAGGAGCATCTTGGAAAACATGGAAGAAGCACCCAAATAAGTGTTTAAATCTACTGCCCTCCCTTCACTCTCAGCTCAGGCAAGGAAACATGTGAAGCAATGTTAAGAAATTACATGTTTTCTGGACTAATAGAAAGTTACAGCTCTAACGTCTCTGCCTTCCTATCCCTTGGTTATTGCATCTGCATCTGTGCAAGAAGCAACTCACCTTCTTCTTAGCTGTCTTCCGGAATCGTCTCTTCCGTACATTTTTCAGAGGAAGAGTGACTGTGATGGAGGAAACAGATGGCGAGTGTCAGGCAGATGGCCTCACAGGAGAGTTGGTGCCAAAAGGGAGAAGATCCCTCGGGAAACAGGGtgagcacagaaaacagagcaggagcGCAGCCGGGACAGGGCAGTGGTAAGTGCCCTGCACAGCTGTGGGGACACTGCGGTGGTGGGACGGAGGGGTTTGGCACAGCCTCTACTCACTGCCATGGTTCCAGAtgaatttcttctctctgtccttgtcCTTCTTCTTGTTTGCCTTGGGGTCAGTGCTCACAGTTTGTTCTTCCAAAGGCGGGTAGAGATCACCATCCACAGTGCAAACAAGCATCTGGAATCCCCACATAAACACAAAGGGTGCTTGTCATAACGCAAGGACAAAACAATGTGAAAGCTTTACTGGAAAATGAACAGTGACTGCCTGCTGTGTGTCGTGAGCCAAAGGGATTCATGGGCATGGGGCAGGAGAAACACAACATCTCACACCCAGCTCAGTTCATATCTAAACACAGCAGCTGTTAAGCTGTTACAAGAACAACCACATTTCATGCTTCAGAAAGGGGATTTCTAAACACCAGGCGGAGTGGCAAATTTTTAACTGCTAATGTTGTGAGAATACAGAAATTGTCCATGTTGAACTGGGTATCCAGCTGTCAAAATGTGCAAGGGTTTTCCTGGAGAGCAGAGCAAGGAATTAAGCTGTTGGGGCAGGTAAGAAGGACAGCTCATACCTGGCAAATATCTGCTGTCTTATAGAAGGTTTTCTTGTCAATGGTTTTTAAGCTCTCGATGATGCAGGGCAGATCCACCAGCTTGGCTGCCAGTGGTACCCGGTCTACCCGGACAATCCCGTGGCGCCCATCCGCTACAAAAAGACATGGGACAGGTTAGCGCTGTCACTAAACAGCTAAACTGAGTGACATATTCCTGGGGAGCAAAAATTTAATGGGAAAAACACCTGCAAGTTGCACAGCTTCACTTGTGGACAGTCAGAGGAGTTCTAAGATGCTCTGACCCTGCTCACTCACCGTGTAGCTCAATGGTGAGCCTGTCCTTCAAGTTGACATTCCCGGACTGTACCGCTCGCCGCACAGTGGATGCATATTCCTGGCAAGGTTGGACAGATTTACATCAGGACTGGTTTGCTTCCTCCGAGAATCACTCAAGTCTTCCATCCAACCTACCCACCTTTAAACACCCCCCTGCCATCCCAACACATTGAAACAACTGCAAGAGCTGCAATGAAAACTGCGCCCTCCTCCCAGTACCATGCGCCCACCCTGTGGCTCTGCTATTCCCAGTGCCCTTCACACCCCCTGACACGACACAGCTGTGACAACAGCGTGTGGCTGCGACAGAGACACCGTGCCAGGGAACGCAGCTCTGGGGGAACTTACAGCTCCCCTCGTCAGGCCCTCGTGGTGTCAGCAGGACACAGTCTCAGCTTTAAGCATCTAATAGCATCAAGTGCACTGCCATCCATAGCAACTGAGCACCCAGCCCTTGCTGAAGCTCTGTCCTTACAGAAACTTCCTCCCCAATCCTCCCAGCTGCCTGACAAGCCTCCTGCCCTGTGTTGCAGGAGCGCTCCTCAAGAGGAACCCGGGGAAAATCTGTTCGAACGACACAGAACGGGCTGCCCAAGGCCTGAAAGCATCCAGCCTGCTTCCACGTTCCTCGCCAGGTTCGCAGACTTCCCCGCCTTGCTGCCCCCCCCAGCCCGGCGCTGAACCCCCCAGCCCGGCGCTGAACCCCACAGCCCGGCGCTGAACCCCACAGCGCGGCGCTGAACACCCCAGCGCGGCGCTGAACCCCACAGCCCGGCGCTGAACCCCCCAGCCCGGCGCTGAACCCCCCAGCCCGGCGCTGAACCCCACAGCGCGGCGCTGAACGCGCAAACCGAACCGAGCAGCCTCGGGAACGCCCGGGCAGCGGCCGCGGGGTCCCGGGCGGAGCGGGCTCTCACCGGCGGCAGCCGCAGCACGAACTGGCTCTCCAGCTCATGCGGAGCATCGTCCTTGCTCTTActcatattttcttctgctgtttagAAAGCAAGACGCGATCACTTCGCCGCCAAGAAGGTgaacccagcccagccccacccCGGGCCAGACTCTGGCCCACGGGCGTCCTGCACAGGGGGCAACCGGGACCTTTCGGGGGCTGTGACAGGCCCACACCCGCTGCCGGAGCCCCGCTCGGCCGCTCCCCCGGCGGAAGCCGAGCCCCGTGCCCCGGCACAGTTCCGCCCCGCCCGGGGACGGGTGTTGGCGTCGCACCGGAAGCGGCGGCGGAGCCTCCATGGGGGCtgcgggcgggcgggccgggttctccgtggggctggggctggcccTGGCCTCCAGCGCCTTCATCGGCAGCAGCTTCATTCTGAAGAAGAAGGGGCTGCTCCGGCTGTGCCGCCGCGGCCGCGTCAGGGCAGGTACCGGGGGAGCTCGGGCTGGCGGGACGGGGGAGCGCAGGAAGCCCCGGTGC is a window of Columba livia isolate bColLiv1 breed racing homer chromosome 12, bColLiv1.pat.W.v2, whole genome shotgun sequence DNA encoding:
- the TAF7L gene encoding transcription initiation factor TFIID subunit 7-like, with amino-acid sequence MSKSKDDAPHELESQFVLRLPPEYASTVRRAVQSGNVNLKDRLTIELHADGRHGIVRVDRVPLAAKLVDLPCIIESLKTIDKKTFYKTADICQMLVCTVDGDLYPPLEEQTVSTDPKANKKKDKDREKKFIWNHGITLPLKNVRKRRFRKTAKKKYIESPDVEKEVKRLLSTDAEAVSVRWEVIAEDETKEVDNHGSLTSLDISSPGMSGHKQGHGSSEHDELREIFNDISSSSEDEDERDHHDDEDLNIMDTEEDLERQLQDKLNESDGQQQENEGSNQIVMGIQKQIDNLKSKLQETQDRRKRQEDLIMKVENLALKTRLQAVLDEFKQQEEREKQQMTSLQEQLEALMEK